CTGTAAGGCGAGGACCGCAAGCTTTTGCTTATTCGAGCGAAGTCGACCCTTCGATTCCACTCAGGGTCGACACTGAGTTTACCGAATGTGTCGAGAACTACATTCCTTTTTATTTCGGATTTCGTACTTCGGATTTCAAGTTTATTAATGCCGCATCTTCAGCCCTTGATCTTCGGGTTTTCTTTGGTATAATCAAATTGTGTTTAGGCCTCTAAGCTTCATGCCACAAAAAAGTGCAGCGGACGAAATTGTGGACTGATTTGGGGTATTGACAGTGTCAAGATTTAGTGTCTAACTGGAATTAGACCACAATATATTGTGCTTTTGGAAAACTCGTGAAACAGTCTGCAACCAAAAGCAAATTTCAAAAATAGGGCAGTAAAGTAAAAAAAGTAAGGGAGACGATTTGATTTGTCCGTTCTGTTCGCATGAAGCGACGAAAGTTGTCGACAAAAGAGATGGCACCGACAGTAAAACTACTCGAAGAAGACGTGAGTGCCAAAAATGTGGCCGCAGGTTCACAACATTTGAAAGAGCCGAAACACTCGATTTATTAATAGTTAAAAAAGACGGCAAGAGAGAGGTTTTTGATAGGCTCAAGTTAAGAGGCGGCATAATAAAATCTTGCGAAAAAAGGCCGATTTCGTCAGACGACATAGAGCGCGCAATCGACGAAATTGAAGCGGAACTGCGAAAAAGCACTTTAGCAGAAGTACCAAGCAAGAAAATCGGCGATTTAGTTATTAAGAAGCTTAAAAAGTTAGACCAAATTGCTTATATCAGATTCGCGTCCGTATACAGACAATTTGCCGATATTGGAGATTTCGAAAAAGAACTAGCAAAACTATCAAAAAAACAAAGCGTATATGATTAAAAAACTGACATTACCAAAAATAGACACCAGAGCAGCAGTGCGTGAAAAAGCCAGAAAAATCGGCAGAAATATACCAAATGCCCCCAAAGAATTAATTGAACCTACACTTTCAGAAAACGCAGCCTACATAGCCAAAACCCGTTACGCATTCCGCGACGAAAAGGGCGACCCAATCGAAACACCACGCGACATGTTCTGGAGAATCGCCTACTACATAGGTGCTGCAGACACGATCTACTCGCCTCGCGGCGAGCGAGGCGAAGCAGGCGCCAAAAACTCACACACAAAAAGCGCCAAAGAGTTTTACGACATTATGGCGACGCAGCGCTTTATTCCAAATACCCCAACATTGGTCAATTCAGGCAAAACCGGTCAATCACTTTCCGCCTGTTTCGTTCTTCCGGTAGAAGACGACATGGAAGGAATCCTAAAAACGATGGGCAACATGGCAATGATTCACAAAATGGGCGGCGGAACAGGCTTCTCATTTTCCAGACTTCGTCCTAAGGACGACATAATAGGAACCAGTAAGGGCAAATCAACAGGCCCCGTCGCTTTCTTGCAAGCATATAACGACGTCACTTCTCAAATCCGCCAAGGCGGCGTAAGACGCGGCGCAAACATGGGTATCTTACATTACACTCACCCGGATATTCTGCGTTTTGCAGTTCACAAAGTAGACGAATTTTCGCTAACTAACTTCAATATTTCCGTAACCGTTACCGAAGAATTTATGGAAAAGGTAAAAACAGACACGAATTTTGTCGAAGGTGAAATAGACGTTGACGACATTATCGATGAAGTAAAAGAAGCCTACACCATACGCGACCTCGACCTTAAAAACGTAAGAGTCGAAGAAGCTGTTGCCAAACTTTACGAAGTCTGCCGCGCGACTCAAGAGGGCGAAGGTTACGACCTTCTTAACCCAAGAACCGGTGAAGCGGTCGACAAGTTAAACGCCAAAAAAGTCTTCGATCTAATCACCAAATTAGCTTGGCAATATGGCGACCCTGGCATGATTCTAATTGACCGTGTCAACAATTCGCGCGCGAACCCTACACCTCAAATCGGCCTCATCGAGGCAACTAACCCATGTGCAGAGCAGCCATTGCTGCCCTACGATGCCTGCACATTGGGTTCTATTAATCTCTCCAAGTTTGTCGTAGGCACCAAAGGTGCCGAAGATCCCGAGCGAAGTCGAGGGATAGATAGAAGGATTGACTGGAAGGGAATGAAAGAAGTAATCCATACCGCGATCCACTTCTTAGACAACGTTCTTGATATGAACGAATACCCGGTCGAAGAAATCAACAGAATGACATCGCTGATTCGAAGAGTAGGCCTTGGTGTCATGGGCTGGGC
Above is a window of Candidatus Curtissbacteria bacterium DNA encoding:
- the nrdR gene encoding transcriptional regulator NrdR; translated protein: MICPFCSHEATKVVDKRDGTDSKTTRRRRECQKCGRRFTTFERAETLDLLIVKKDGKREVFDRLKLRGGIIKSCEKRPISSDDIERAIDEIEAELRKSTLAEVPSKKIGDLVIKKLKKLDQIAYIRFASVYRQFADIGDFEKELAKLSKKQSVYD